The genomic region TACAATCGCCGAATATCGCGTTTGGTTTTCTTCCAAAGTAGCGTTTATGGGCGCTAAATATCGCTTTGTTTTCGCCTCCTCGCGGTCTCAAGCCTTTATCCATCGCCGATAAACGTTGATAGATATTATTCGTCGGCGTCGGCGGCGTTTCCGATCGGTTCGCCGCGTTGCAAACTTACCAAAACGCCTTCGATCAACTTGTCTAGATCGCCGTCTAATATAGCTTCGACAGAACTAAAAGCCTGCTTGGATCGATTGTCTTTAACCTGCTGATACGGAAACAGGACGTAGCTTCTTATCTGATGTCCCCAACTAATGCCCGTTTTAACGGCGCCGTTAGCTTCCGCTCGCCGCTTTTGCATCTCTAATTCGTAGAGCTTTGATCGTAACATTTTGAACGCCGTTTCGCGGTTTTTATGCTGGCTTCGATCGTTTTGGCACTGCACGACCACGCCTGTGGGCAAGTGCGTTATGCGAATCGCCGATTCGGTTTTATTGACGTGTTGCCCGCCCGCGCCGCTGCTTCTATAAGTGTCAATACGTAAATCCTTGTCGTCGATCACGATATTCACATTATCGTCGATTTCGGGCGAAACGCTCACCTGCGCAAAGCTGGTATGCCGCCGCGCCGCGCTGTCAAACGGCGAAACGCGCACTAGGCGGTGAGCGCCGTTTTCGGCTTTAAGGTATCCGTAAGCGTTAGCGCCCTTGATCAGGATTGAAGCGTCCTTAATCCCCGCCTCCTCGCCGTCTTGGTAGTCCAAAATCTCCGCTTTGAATCCGTGCCGCTCCGCCCATCGCAGATACATTCTATAGAGCATCGACGCCCAATCTTGGCTCTCCGTGCCGCCCGCGCCGGGCGTAATGCCGATAATCGCGTTGGAGCCGTCGGTTTCGCCGCTAAGCATTAGCTCAACCTCCAGCGCGTCGATCTTCTCCTCAAGATCGGGCAGTTCGTCGCAAAGCGATTCTAGCGCGGCGTTATCCTGCTCGGCGCCGGCTATTTCAAAGAGTCCTATCGCGTCGTCAACGGCGTTCGAGGCTTCCTTAAAGCGCGACAAGACGCGCTCTAAACGCGCCTTTTCCTTTTGGACTTTGCCCGCGTTTTCAGGATTTAGCCAAAAGTCCTGATCGTTTTCGAGCGCGGCGATCTCCTCAAGTCTCGCTTGCGCCTCGGCGGGCTTGATAATGCCGCGCGCGTTATTTAGCTGCGTTTGCAATTTCTTGATCCGCTCGACATATTCGTATGAATCGATAATCACGGCTATCCTTGTATAATGCGACAAAAATTTGGCGCGGATTGTAGCGCAAAGGGTTTGAGTTGGTCATCGCTAGGACGATCGAGGAGTTTTGCGCCGAGCGCGCCGCCGTTAACCGCGAGGTAGGCTTCGCGCCGACGATGGGCGCGTTGCACGCGGGGCATTTGGGTCTGATCGAGCGGGCAAAAAAAGAGAACGATTTTGTCGTCGTTAGCGCGTTTGTCAATCCGACGCAGTTTGGCGAGGGCGAGGATTTTGAGCGTTACCCGCGCAGAGAGGAAGCGGATATAGCGCTCTGCCGCGCCGCCGGAGTCGATCTGCTCTTTATGCCGAAAACTCTTTACGGCGAGGACGAACCGATTATCCGCGCTCCGCTAAGAGGCTCGTCGATCTTGGAGGGCAAAATTAGAGCCGGTCATTTTGACGGAGTTTTGACGGTTGTGGCGAAGCTGTTTAATATCGTCAAGCCGACAAAAGCCTATTTCGGCAAAAAAGACGCGCAGCAACTTTGGCTAATAGAAAAAATGGTTAAGTCGTTTTTTATGGATATAACAATTGTGGCATGCGAAACGGCGAGAGATAACAACGGTTTAGCCTTGAGCAGCCGTAACGCCTATTTGTCCGAAAACGAAAAAATCGAAGCGTTAAAGTTGCCTAAGTCGCTGTTTGAGGCGAGCAAGCTAATTAAGAGAAACGAAACAAGATCGATCGCGATCGTAGAGGCGATCGCCGATACTTTGAAGCCTCTGACGATCGATTATATAGCGATCGTCGATCGGGAGTTTAAGCCGATTGATACCGTTAAAAAAGGCGAAACGATCATATTGATTGCCGCAAAAGTAGGCGACACGCGCCTAATAGATAATATGCGGATATAAATTGCTAAAACTGCATTTAATAAGTTTAGGTTGCGCAAAAAACCTCGTCGATAGCGAGATTATGCTGGGCAGATTACGAGATTATGAGATTGCCGACGATATTAGCGCGGCGGATCTGATCGTTATAAACACCTGCGGATTTATCGACGCGGCTAAACAAGAGAGTATCGACGCAATCTTGGGAGCGGTAAAAAACAAAAAGAAAAACGCGCTGCTGGTAGTAAGCGGCTGCTTAGCGGAGCGTTATCGCGAGGAGCTATCAAAAGAGTTGCCCGAAGTCGATATTTTCACGGGCGTGGGAGACTACGCGAGGATCGACGAGTTAATCGCGCAAAAAAAGAGCGCTTTTTCCGATCGCGTTTTTTTGCAGTCAAACGAGGAGAGGGTTGTTACGGCGAGCGCTTATCACGCATATATAAAAATCGCCGAAGGCTGTAATCAGCGTTGCGCTTTTTGCGCGATTCCAAGTTTTAAGGGCAAGCTAAAATCGCGATCGATAGACAGCGTTACAAACGAAGTAATCTCGCTAGTCAAAAAAGGCTATTTCGACTTTACTTTGATCGCTCAAGACACAAGCGCTTACGGGCGCGACATAGGGCTTAAAAACGGTTTGTGCGATCTAATAGAGGCGCTCGACGTTATCGAGGGCGTTAAACGCGCCAGAATCTGCTATTTATATCCGGCTACAACCTCTATAAAACTCGTCGATACAATCGCTAAATCAAAACGGTTCGCGCCCTATTTTGATATACCGATTCAGCACGTAAGCGACGCCATGCTAAAAACGATGAAACGCGGATTAAACGCCGCTAAGACGATGAAGCTGATCGAGCGAATGCGATCGGTAAAAAACGCGTGGATTAGAACCGCGTTTATTATCGGACACCCCCGCGAAACAGAAGATGATTTCAACGCGATACGCGAAATAATCGGATCAGGGATTTTCGATCGCGTCTCTTTGTTCGCCTTTAGCGACGAAGAGGGAACCGCCGCTAATAAAATGCGCGGCAAAATAGACGCTAAAACGATACAAACTCGCTTACGAACGGCGCAAAAACTCTTAAAACAAGCGCATAAGAAGCGGCTTAAGAGCATGATCGGCTCCGTCGTTACGGCGGCGATCGACGGAAAAAGCGAGGAGTCGGAATATCTGATCGCCGCAAAAAATCTCGATTGGTCGCCGCAGATTGACCCGCCCATTTTAATTAACGACGCCGGCGATCAAACGCTAAGCGTCGGCGCGATCAAACGCGCTCAAATCGTCGCCGCGACCGATTCCTTGCTGTTCGCCAAACTGATTTAAGCCGTTAGGCGTTTGTCGCCGAAAAATAAAATTTACGATAAAATCTTTATATATGCGCTTTGATAGCGCGGTTTGCGCAAACGAGGTAACCGTCTCTGAAAAAGAGGTCAATTTTTATTACCGCGACCGGAACCGACGCGGGAAAAACTTATCTAGCCGCCGCTTTAATCGCCTATTACGCTAAGAGGGGGTTTAAAGTCGCGCCGTTTAAACCTATAGAAACGGGGGCGGCTTTGGTAGCGCAAGACGCGGCGGCGCTGTCGCGGGCTACGCGCGGTTTTGACGGCGCGGTAGGTTTTAAGCCAGAGGACGTATGCCCCGTTCGCTTTGAACTCCCAGCCGCGCCCGCCGTCGCAAAGGGCGAAAAGCCGATCGATTGGAAAACGATAGACGCGGCGCGCGAACGTTTGCGCTCTCAAAGCGATCTTATGATCATCGAAGGCGCCGGCGGCGCGTTTGCTCCGATCGAAGACGACTTTTTCAGCGTAGATCTCGCGAAAAGATACGACGCGAAACCG from Helicobacteraceae bacterium harbors:
- the prfB gene encoding peptide chain release factor 2; the encoded protein is MDSYEYVERIKKLQTQLNNARGIIKPAEAQARLEEIAALENDQDFWLNPENAGKVQKEKARLERVLSRFKEASNAVDDAIGLFEIAGAEQDNAALESLCDELPDLEEKIDALEVELMLSGETDGSNAIIGITPGAGGTESQDWASMLYRMYLRWAERHGFKAEILDYQDGEEAGIKDASILIKGANAYGYLKAENGAHRLVRVSPFDSAARRHTSFAQVSVSPEIDDNVNIVIDDKDLRIDTYRSSGAGGQHVNKTESAIRITHLPTGVVVQCQNDRSQHKNRETAFKMLRSKLYELEMQKRRAEANGAVKTGISWGHQIRSYVLFPYQQVKDNRSKQAFSSVEAILDGDLDKLIEGVLVSLQRGEPIGNAADADE
- the panC gene encoding pantoate--beta-alanine ligase, which gives rise to MVIARTIEEFCAERAAVNREVGFAPTMGALHAGHLGLIERAKKENDFVVVSAFVNPTQFGEGEDFERYPRREEADIALCRAAGVDLLFMPKTLYGEDEPIIRAPLRGSSILEGKIRAGHFDGVLTVVAKLFNIVKPTKAYFGKKDAQQLWLIEKMVKSFFMDITIVACETARDNNGLALSSRNAYLSENEKIEALKLPKSLFEASKLIKRNETRSIAIVEAIADTLKPLTIDYIAIVDREFKPIDTVKKGETIILIAAKVGDTRLIDNMRI
- the rimO gene encoding 30S ribosomal protein S12 methylthiotransferase RimO, whose amino-acid sequence is MLKLHLISLGCAKNLVDSEIMLGRLRDYEIADDISAADLIVINTCGFIDAAKQESIDAILGAVKNKKKNALLVVSGCLAERYREELSKELPEVDIFTGVGDYARIDELIAQKKSAFSDRVFLQSNEERVVTASAYHAYIKIAEGCNQRCAFCAIPSFKGKLKSRSIDSVTNEVISLVKKGYFDFTLIAQDTSAYGRDIGLKNGLCDLIEALDVIEGVKRARICYLYPATTSIKLVDTIAKSKRFAPYFDIPIQHVSDAMLKTMKRGLNAAKTMKLIERMRSVKNAWIRTAFIIGHPRETEDDFNAIREIIGSGIFDRVSLFAFSDEEGTAANKMRGKIDAKTIQTRLRTAQKLLKQAHKKRLKSMIGSVVTAAIDGKSEESEYLIAAKNLDWSPQIDPPILINDAGDQTLSVGAIKRAQIVAATDSLLFAKLI
- the bioD gene encoding dethiobiotin synthase, with the translated sequence MTATGTDAGKTYLAAALIAYYAKRGFKVAPFKPIETGAALVAQDAAALSRATRGFDGAVGFKPEDVCPVRFELPAAPAVAKGEKPIDWKTIDAARERLRSQSDLMIIEGAGGAFAPIEDDFFSVDLAKRYDAKPLLIASDRLGMIHDLLTTLEAIKNRLGDLPLWAVNIRDAAGFEAISAPYLTRRFKNFYRLDRDFETLADLLIA